One window from the genome of Solea solea chromosome 13, fSolSol10.1, whole genome shotgun sequence encodes:
- the irx1a gene encoding iroquois-class homeodomain protein IRX-1a, giving the protein MSFPQLGYPQYLSASQAVYGSDRPGVLSPSSRGGSTEIGGSPSATAAAVTSVLGMYANPYAHNYSAFLPYTSADLALFSQMGSQYDLKDSPGVHPASFAAHTSPAFYPYGQFQYGDPARPKNATRESTSTLKAWLNEHRKNPYPTKGEKIMLAIITKMTLTQVSTWFANARRRLKKENKVTWGSRSKEDGEDGNLFGSGDEAEKNEDEEEIDLESIDIDKIDDNDGDQSNEDDDDKSTEGGREHRGGVGAGVDLDSLEKRRAFALQAHEAFDKSKSTVPVHPGSKENSDGNNNNTTRVFSPDRSGTFPLPSNNKPKIWSLAETATTPDSSSQKPTSPGGPAATTHPSAPHHQLQTHPAFLPSHGLYTCQIGKFHNWTNGAFLGQNSLLNVRSFLGVNQHHQHHHLQQQQQQPTSVVVSPVAAAAALSNDSKAHAESHSPKHIDHENGARSVSPPSQTLKSSFRPIHDRSSLPSSTRSPQDATQRVLTALSSA; this is encoded by the exons ATGTCTTTCCCGCAGCTCGGCTACCCGCAGTACTTAAGTGCCTCCCAGGCGGTGTACGGGAGCGACAGACCGGGAGTGCTTTCACCTTCGTCCCGTGGAGGGAGCACCGAAATCGGGGGAAGTCCTTCCGCCACCGCGGCGGCGGTCACGTCAGTGTTGGGCATGTACGCCAACCCGTACGCACACAACTACAGCGCTTTCTTACCTTACACAAGCGCGGATTTGGCTCTTTTCTCACAAATG gGATCCCAGTATGATCTGAAGGACAGTCCCGGCGTCCACCCTGCCAGCTTTGCAGCACACACCTCCCCGGCCTTCTATCCATATGGTCAGTTTCAGTACGGGGACCCGGCCAGGCCCAAGAACGCCACCCGGGAGAGCACCAGCACCCTGAAAGCCTGGCTCAACGAGCACAGGAAGAACCCGTACCCAACCAAGGGCGAGAAGATCATGCTGGCCATCATCACCAAAATGACCCTGACGCAGGTTTCCACCTGGTTCGCCAACGCCAGGAGGAGGCTCAAGAAGGAGAACAAGGTGACCTGGGGGAGCAGGAGCAAAGAGGACGGGGAGGACGGCAACTTGTTCGGCAGCGGAGACGAAGCGGAGAAGaatgaagacgaggaggagattGATTTGGAGAGCATAGACATAGACAAAATCGACGACAACGACGGGGATCAAAGCAACGAGGACGATGACGATAAATCGACAGAGGGGGGCAGGGAACACAGAGGCGGTGTGGGTGCAGGTGTAGACTTGGACAGTTTGGAGAAAAGACGGGCCTTCGCCCTGCAGGCCCACGAGGCCTTTGATAAATCAAAGAGCACAGTTCCAGTTCACCCAGGGAGTAAGGAGAACTCtgacggcaacaacaacaacacaacaagagTTTTTTCCCCGGACAGATCCGGGACTTTTCCTCTCCCGTCGAACAACAAGCCTAAGATATGGTCTTTAGCAGAGACCGCGACGACTCCTGATAGTTCCTCTCAGAAACCCACGTCCCCCGGTGGCCCAGCAGCCACCACGCATCCATCAGCCCCACACCACCAGCTCCAAACCCACCCGGCCTTCCTGCCCAGTCACGGACTGTACACTTGTCAGATTGGGAAGTTCCACAACTGGACGAACGGGGCTTTTCTAGGCCAGAACTCCCTGCTCAATGTGAGGTCGTTTCTCGGGGTGAACCAGCACCATCAGCACCACcacttgcagcagcagcagcaacagccgaCGTCAGTAGTGGTGTCTCCGgtagcagctgcagcagcactcAGCAATGACAGCAAGGCCCATGCAGAGAGCCACAGTCCCAAACATATAG ACCATGAAAACGGTGCAAGGTCTGTTTCGCCTCCATCACAGACCCTGAAGTCCTCCTTTCGACCCATCCACGACAG ATCATCTCTGCCTTCCAGCACCAGGAGTCCACAAGACGCCACGCAACGGGTCCTCACTGCTCTCTCCTCGGCTTGA